From a region of the Anoplopoma fimbria isolate UVic2021 breed Golden Eagle Sablefish chromosome 16, Afim_UVic_2022, whole genome shotgun sequence genome:
- the LOC129104451 gene encoding SH3 domain-binding protein 4: MAAHRIRATTTNNTSLPRCKSEGTLIDLSEGVSEASLSDVKVPSPSALRLDATASFGAAREVVAIKDYCPSSFTTLKFSKGDRLYVLDSSGGEWWYAHNNTEMGYIPAAYVEPINFRDSSFSDSGMIDTVGDCNEEAAKEMDLLGEWAGVILKPSIFQNGNPFSTTHTSTNPFLNKGPQSSLDQNSNEKSVDLLLFDTLTSSVSNSTSSTAVNGFGSGVFNPLSPTVGVGQTLRRDNPFFRSKRSYSLSELSILQAQSDAPQESSGFFGALKAPAPEQFQSREDFRTAWLSHRKLARSCHDLDSLGQSPGWGQTQPVETNIVCRLDSSGGAVQLPDSNISIHIPEGHVAPGDTQQISIKALLDPPLELNNDRCTTVSPVVEIKLSNMETKTMLTLDMKVSVVVKMESREMTEVLCVRSDCKEGPYTPIPQAYMYGDTVQVCLDNLEPCMYVCVVAQSRSLPPDSTVWEHVVKKITLGVYGPKHIHPSFKTVVAMFGHDCAPKTLLVSEVGKQAQSAAPSVVLQLWGKHQFVLSKPQDLRVGVYSNMANYEVKAGDQARVVRGFQVKLGKVSRLVYIIASRNTDDVSDFTLRIQIKDDQDCILAQFCVQTPTPPPKAGPKTSVQRRFLKKKEVGKIVLSPLAIATKYPVFQDRRINNLKFGKLIKTVIRQTKNQYLLEYKKGDFVALLSEERIRLKGQLWTKEWYIGYYQGKMGFVHAKNVLVVGKVKPIYFSGPDLTTSLLLEQILKPCKFLTYIYASVRTILMENIGNWRAFADALGYGNLPLTHFCRAEQDSEPERVASVLERLKEDCNNTESKERKSFQKELLTALLKMDCQGLVARLVMDFVLLTTAVEVAGRWRELAERLVKVSRQQMDAYEAPHRDKNGVVDSEAMWKPAYDFLVTWAAQIGDSYRDVIQELHMGLDKMKNPITKRWKHLTGTLILVNCLDALRSSAFSPVVQDDYAI, encoded by the exons ATGGCCGCCCATCGAATCAgagccaccaccaccaacaacacctCCCTCCCACGCTGCAAGTCCGAGGGGACGCTCATCGATCTCAGTGAAGGAGTGTCAGAAGCCAGTCTCAGTGATGTCAAAG tGCCTTCTCCCAGTGCCTTACGACTGGATGCTACTGCCTCCTTCGGCGCCGCCAGGGAGGTCGTCGCCATAAAGGACTACTGCCCATCCAGCTTCACCACCCTGAAGTTCTCCAAAGGGGACCGCCTCTACGTTCTGGACTCGTCAGGAGGAGAGTGGTGGTACGCCCACAACAACACGGAGATGGGTTACATCCCCGCAGCTTACGTGGAGCCCATCAACTTCAGAGACTCGTCCTTCAGCGACAGTGGGATGATCGACACTGTGGGAGACTGTAACGAAGAGGCGGCCAAAGAAATGGACCTTCTAGGAGAGTGGGCAGGGGTGATTCTGAAACCATCCATCTTCCAGAATGGAAATCCTTTTTCAACAACCCATACCTCTACAAACCCTTTCCTAAACAAGGGTCCTCAGAGCTCGCTTGATCAGAACAGTAATGAGAAATCAGTTGACCTCCTTCTGTTTGATACGCTCACTTCATCGGTGTCCAACTCCACCAGCAGCACTGCCGTCAATGGTTTTGGCAGTGGTGTTTTTAACCCTCTTAGTCCCACTGTAGGGGTGGGGCAAACGCTGCGCAGGGACAACCCCTTTTTTAGAAGCAAACGGTCCTACAGTCTGTCTGAGCTGTCCATCCTGCAGGCTCAATCCGACGCCCCTCAGGAATCCTCTGGTTTCTTCGGGGCCCTGAAAGCACCGGCGCCAGAGCAGTTCCAGAGCAGGGAGGACTTCCGAACAGCGTGGCTCTCCCACCGCAAGCTAGCCAGGTCCTGCCATGACTTGGACTCGCTGGGTCAGAGCCCAGGCTGGGGTCAAACGCAGCCGGTGGAGACCAACATCGTCTGTCGGCTGGACAGCTCAGGAGGGGCTGTCCAGCTGCCGGACTCCAACATCAGTATTCACATACCCGAAGGCCACGTGGCCCCGGGGGACACCCAGCAGATCTCGATCAAAGCTCTGCTGGACCCCCCGCTAGAGCTGAACAACGACCGCTGCACCACCGTCAGCCCTGTGGTGGAGATCAAACTCAGCAACATGGAGACCAAAACCATGCTAACCCTGGACATGAAAGTGTCCGTCGTGGTGAAAATGGAGAGCAGGGAGATGACAGAAGTCTTGTGTGTCAGGAGCGATTGCAAAGAGGGACCTTACACCCCCATTCCTCAGGCGTACATGTATGGGGACACGGTCCAGGTGTGCCTGGATAACCTGGAGccgtgcatgtatgtgtgtgttgtggctcAGTCCCGGTCCCTACCTCCAGACTCCACAGTTTGGGAGCATGTGGTTAAAAAGATCACCTTAGGAGTGTATGGTCCTAAACACATTCACCCGTCCTTCAAGACAGTCGTGGCTATGTTTGGTCACGACTGTGCCCCAAAGACATTATTGGTGAGTGAGGTAGGCAAACAGGCACAGTCTGCTGCTCCATCAGTAGTGCTGCAGCTCTGGGGTAAACACCAGTTTGTGCTGTCCAAACCCCAGGACCTCCGCGTTGGAGTTTACTCCAACATGGCCAACTATGAGGTAAAGGCTGGTGACCAGGCCAGAGTGGTCCGGGGCTTCCAGGTTAAACTAGGCAAAGTCAGCAGGCTTGTCTACATCATTGCGTCGCGCAACACCGATGATGTTTCTGATTTCACCTTAAGGATCCAGATCAAAGACGACCAAGATTGTATACTGGCTCAGTTTTGTGTCCAGACACCAACACCGCCACCCAAAGCAGGCCCTAAGACATCGGTGCAAAGGCGCTTCCTGAAAAAGAAGGAAGTGGGCAAGATAGTCTTGTCTCCTCTCGCCATCGCCACCAAGTACCCTGTTTTTCAGGACCGGAGAATAAATAACCTGAAGTTTGGGAAATTAATCAAAACTGTCATTCGGCAGACGAAAAATCAGTACTTGCTCGAGTACAAAAAAGGAGACTTTGTAGCTCTGTTGAGCGAGGAGAGGATCAGGCTGAAGGGTCAGCTGTGGACAAAGGAGTGGTACATTGGATATTATCAGGGCAAAATGGGATTTGTTCATGCAAAGAATGTGCTGGTGGTTGGCAAGGTTAAGCCCATTTACTTCAGCGGGCCCGACCTTACGACCTCATTGTTACTGGAGCAGATACTGAAGCCCTGCAAATTCCTCACTTACATCTACGCCTCGGTAAGAACTATACTGATGGAGAACATCGGCAACTGGCGGGCGTTCGCTGACGCCCTCGGATACGGAAACCTGCCCTTGACCCATTTCTGCCGTGCAGAGCAGGACAGCGAACCTGAGAGGGTCGCGTCTGTGCTGGAGAGGCTGAAGGAGGACTGCAACAATACAGAGAGCAAAGAGCGAAAGTCCTTCCAGAAAGAACTACTGACG GCTCTGTTGAAGATGGACTGTCAGGGTCTGGTGGCCAGACTGGTCATGGACTTTGTCCTCCTGACCACGGCCGTGGAGGTGGCAGGACGCTGGAGGGAGCTCGCCGAGAGGCTTGTCAAGGTTTCACGACAGCAGATGGATGCTTATGAGGCGCCACATCGCGACAAGAACGGGGTGGTGGACAGCGAG GCCATGTGGAAGCCGGCGTATGACTTCCTGGTCACATGGGCGGCTCAGATCGGTGACAGCTACAGAGACGTGATCCAGGAGCTGCACATGGGTTTAGACAAGATGAAGAACCCCATCACTAAACGCTGGAAGCACCTGACCGGCACGCTCATCCTCGTCAACTGCCTGGACGCCCTGCGGAGCTCCGCCTTCAGCCCCGTTGTTCAGGACGACTACGCCATCTGA